Proteins from one Malaya genurostris strain Urasoe2022 chromosome 2, Malgen_1.1, whole genome shotgun sequence genomic window:
- the LOC131429906 gene encoding larval/pupal cuticle protein H1C, which yields MKFCIVLLTVVAAVCAEEMAESSKAKRGVHLSLGYHASPVLSHSYVAPAPIVAHSAPLVAAAPIYHAPIAKTYVAHAPVVHHSYHAYHAPAYAAYAHAPVAVAHAPLYHAYHRR from the coding sequence ATCGTTCTGTTGACCGTCGTCGCCGCCGTGTGCGCCGAAGAAATGGCCGAATCGTCGAAAGCTAAGCGTGGCGTGCATCTGAGCCTCGGATATCATGCCTCCCCGGTCCTGTCCCACTCGTACGTGGCCCCCGCACCGATTGTCGCCCACTCGGCACCACTGGTTGCGGCCGCTCCCATCTACCATGCTCCGATCGCCAAGACCTACGTGGCCCATGCTCCGGTGGTGCATCATAGCTACCATGCCTATCATGCTCCCGCATATGCCGCTTACGCCCATGCCCCGGTTGCCGTCGCCCATGCTCCCTTGTACCATGCCTACCATCGTCGCTGA